The following coding sequences are from one Danio rerio strain Tuebingen ecotype United States chromosome 21, GRCz12tu, whole genome shotgun sequence window:
- the gtf3c4 gene encoding general transcription factor 3C polypeptide 4 has translation MAALCSNSSSEKAGTASEAPSGPEDDFWAGQGPIVLRDPAIKLLSPVSGVEPLSWAEDHRLAACNTNSVSLMELVCDIHSLSQNLVLHRTHIPVPTTTCELKVGSEKDVRAVKESFANSKDPVVSQMIMIDRVINPQCGPLHGVKYTSWSPLGCDKLGRCLLAFLTLDNRLTIHSSHLQLQWTLLLDLTELYGEMLKTRKYSAQNDGTPPVSFKDFDELQRRFRMQTPVRMEWSSLCSMQQVQSDNAHKDINTVLLAVLMENGDVVVWQFSLPLNGKESVVSCSTIKSGVSSPSALTWWQYEHSGRKMSGLIIGSSVGPVKILPVNIKAVKGYFTLRQPVVLWQESDQIPVHNIKCITLFHPHQKCNCSLVVAARGPYIFWCLLLISKAGLNVHNSHITGLHSTPIISMTACHNNGTVLTCSLDGKVKKLTTVFTDLAVEFKQEEIVLPEGVAGRRIHGISISPNSAYLAVLSNEGMNNGFHPVALNYQVQFITFKTPDEAAAKMLDAHCLFRNSDLLDLLRWRILKDKSIPSAYENNLEEKLQTSGSTYLWRLKLFFLRTLHKSMQKTPSEALWQPRRRSGQSLVGDGDEGGGGDEDEMMEDRQGDAEIREREERMKEIGSRIEAVESHLIRENMKKVLGEVYLHTCVTQNTRVPTKGVCDFLTNDPANEDRAAKVLIGHIMNKMNKQTFPEYCALCKEILPFTDCKRAECKNGHRWLRCALSYQACQGVTYRRCLLQDSIASVAEPEDSDWIKKILQGPCIFCDSPFY, from the exons ATGGCGGCATTATGCTCAAACAGTTCTTCAGAGAAAGCAGGGACCGCGTCTGAAGCCCCGTCAGGACCGGAGGATGATTTTTGGGCGGGACAGGGACCAATAGTGCTGCGGGATCCTGCGATTAAATTGTTGAGTCCGGTTAGCGGTGTGGAGCCGCTGTCGTGGGCAGAAGATCACAGACTGGCGGCCTGCAACACGAACAGCGTGTCTCTGATGGAGCTGGTGTGTGACATACACAGTCTCAGTCAAAACCTGGTGCTGCATCGCACTCACATCCCCGTCCCCACCACCACATGTGAACTCAAG gtgGGCTCAGAAAAAGATGTGAGGGCTGTTAAAGAAAGCTTTGCCAATAGTAAAGACCCAGTAGTAAGCCAAATGATCATGATAGACCGAGTCATCAATCCTCAATGTGGACCTCTCCATGGCGTCAAGTACACTAGTTGGTCACCGTTAGGCTGTGACAAACTCGGCCGCTGCCTTCTTGCTTTCCTAACACTGGACAATCGTCTCACAATCCACAGCAGTCACTTGCAACTGCAGTGGACGCTACTGCTGGACCTTACAGAACTATATGGCGAAATGTTAAAAACCAGGAAATACTCCGCTCAGAATGATGGCACACCACCGGTCTCCTTTAAAGACTTCGATGAACTGCAGCGTCGGTTTCGTATGCAGACACCAGTGCGCATGGAGTGGTCCAGTTTGTGCAGTATGCAGCAAGTTCAGAGCGATAACGCTCATAAAGATATCAACACAGTTCTTCTAGCTGTACTCATGGAGAATGGAGACGTGGTGGTGTGGCAGTTCAGCTTGCCCCTAAACGGAAAGGAATCAGTGGTGTCATGCAGCACCATCAAATCTGGTGTGTCGTCACCAAGCGCGCTCACCTGGTGGCAATATGAGCACAGTGGGCGGAAAATGAGCGGACTGATCATAGGGAGCTCCGTAGGACCTGTAAAGATCCTCCCAGTCAACATTAAGGCAGTGAAGGGTTACTTCACCCTCAGGCAGCCTGTGGTTTTGTGGCAGGAGAGCGACCAGATTCCTGTCCACAACATCAAATGCATCACACTCTTCCATCCGCACCAGAAATGCAACTGCAGTTTAGTGGTTGCGGCACGTGGTCCGTATATCTTCTGGTGCTTACTGCTGATCTCCAAAGCTGGTCTGAATGTTCACAATTCCCACATCACGGGTCTTCATTCCACCCCTATCATATCCATGACGGCTTGCCACAATAATGGGACTGTTTTAACATGCTCACTAGATGGGAAGGTTAAGAAGCTAACGACTGTTTTCACAGACCTAGCTGTCGAGTTCAAGCAAGAAGAGATTGTTCTGCCTGAAGGAGTCGCGGGTCGACGGATACACGGTATATCAATCAGTCCAAACAGTGCCTACTTGGCTGTTCTCTCCAATGAGGGTATGAACAATGGCTTCCATCCTGTCGCTCTCAACTACCAGGTACAGTTCATCACCTTTAAGACTCCAGATGAAGCGGCAGCTAAGATGCTTGATGCTCACTGTCTCTTTAGAAACTCTGATTTGCTGGATTTGTTACGATGGCGGATACTAAAAGACAAAAGCATCCCTTCGGCCTACGAGAATAATCTAGAAGAGAAGCTGCAAACCTCAGGGTCCACTTACCTGTGGCGTCTTAAGCTTTTCTTTCTCAGAACGCTCCACAAGTCCATGCAGAAAACTCCTTCAGAGGCTCTGTGGCAGCCAAGGCGAAGAAGTGGTCAGAGTTTAGTTGGTGATGGTGATGAAGGGGGTGGAGGTGATGAAGATGAGATGATGGAGGACAGACAGGGGGATGCAGAAATTAGGGAAAGAGAGGAGAGAATGAAAGAGATTGGCAGCAGGATCGAAGCTGTGGAGTCCCATCTGATCCGGGAGAACATGAAGAAGGTGCTGGGCGAGGTGTATCTGCACACCTGTGTCACTCAAAACACACGTGTACCCACTAAAGGTGTGTGTGACTTCCTCACAAATGACCCTGCTAATGAAGACAGGGCAGCCAAG GTGCTGATAGGTCATATCATGAATAAGATGAATAAACAGACATTTCCAGAGTATTGCGCTCTCTGTAAAGAAATTCTGCCCTTCACCGACTGCAAGCGGGCAGAGTGCAAGAATGGACACAGGTGGCTCAG GTGTGCGCTGTCATATCAGGCCTGTCAGGGTGTGACATACCGCCGCTGTCTATTGCAGGACAGTATTGCCTCAGTAGCAGAGCCTGAGG attcaGACTGGATCAAGAAAATCCTCCAAGGTCCCTGCATCTTCTGCGATTCTCCTTTCTACTGA